The sequence GATGACCGTGTAGTAAATCGTGAAGAAGGCCACGATCAGCTGTATAGGGAACATGATTATATCGAGGTAATGGTTCATTGTACGTTTCCTTCAGTGTCTCCGTTTTGAGCCTGCGCCCTGCGTTTCATTCTCAGACGGCGCTGTTTTCTCTTAGCCTTGCGGCGGTTGAGGTATGTATTGATAATACCGAAAATAATGTAAGCTGCGCAGAGAGCGGCTGCCCATGCAGGCCAGTAAATAATCGTGCAGATCAAGAAGAATGCCAGGCATCCAAGAAGAGCCGGCAGGTGAAGCTGATCGGCGCTTGCACCTTTGTTGTCCGGATAGTGGATTTCGCTGACCATCAGGAATGCGAGAGCGAGGACGCAGAGCATGGCAAGCCGGTTCCAGATCTTGATGCCGGAAAGGACATAGGCAGCCACGATGACGCCTGTCGTCGGGCATGGCAGTCCTTCGAAGTAGCCGTGTACGGCGCTGACCTTCACATTGAAGCGTGCCAGGCGGAAAGCGCAGAATGTGCCGAGGAGCGCACAGGGAATGAATCCCAGAGCTCCCAGATCTTTCAGCTGGTATGCATACATCAGTGTTCCTGCGGCAATGCCGAAGGAAATATCATCGGACAGGGAATCGAGCTCAACGCCCATCGGTCCTGCCGTATGCAGAGCGCGGGCTACGCGCCCGTCCAAAGCATCTGCCACCATGGCAATCAGTATGAATACAGCTGCCAGCTGGTAATGTCCTGATACGGACATCATAATGGACAATCCGCCGAACAGCGCGTTCGTTGCTGTCACGGCATTGGCAATCCAAGATTTATTCACTTATTTCAGCCTCCCTACTACTGTCAGTCCGCCCTTGACTTTGTCTCCCTTTTTCACACAGATCTCACACTCTCCCGGTATGTATAATTCTGTGCATGAGCCGAACTTGATCATCCCGTACAATTCTCCTTTTTTCAGGGTATCGCCCAGATTCTTCCAGGTAACGACCCTTCGGGCAAGGATGCCCGCAATCAGAATGACCAGAATGGAGCGGTCGCGTCCTTCTATGCCGATCGCGCCTCTCTCGTTTTCAAAGCCGACTCCGTCCTTATAGGCAGGAATGAAGCGGCCCTGAACATATGACTGGTACTTGATTTCCCCTGCCATCGGCGAGCGGTTGCAGTGCACGTCGAAGATTGAGAGGAAAATCGTGATCTTATGGCATTTTTCTCCCAGGTATGTGTATTCATAAACGTCATCAGATACGTCGACGACGGTACCGTCGGCCGGGGAAACGAGCACATCGTCTCCGGGCGGGATTTTCCCGTTGCGCGGCGGACATCTGAAGAAATAGGTGAAATACACTGAGATCACGAGGGGGATCACCGCCAGGTAATACCATTTCATCCAGAAGAAGAAGCAGGCCAGAGCCAGCGTCGCCAGGATGAACGGAAACCCCTCAGGCAAAATGAGTGGTTTTTTAAGCATTATTTTCTCCCTTGTTCCTTTTTCCATTTTTTGACAGCTCTCATAAATTTAGGAAGAGCCGTCATTCTTCCGATCCGGCTGGGCTGCAGATACAAGCGGTAAGCCCATTCCAGCCGGTGGTTTCGCATCCACATCGGTGCGCGCGGCAGTGTGCCGCTCATGACGTCGAAGACGCCTCCGATGCCCATGGAGACCGGTACGCCCAGTTCATCCATGTGATCGCGGATCCATTTCTCCTGCTTTGGCACGCCCAGACCGGCCAGAAGGAGTTTGGCTCCGCTTTTCTTGATGTCTTTTATAATCTTTTTCTCTTCTTCGCTATCGAAGTAGCCGTCATGGCATCCTGCGAGTTTGAAGGGAACGTGAAGTTCCATGAAACGGGCTGCGGCTCTCTGGGCAATGCCCGGCGCGCCTCCCAGGAAATATACCGGCCACTCTTTTTCCGAGGCAACCTTCAGAAGTTCTTCAGCAAGGTCTGCGCCCGCCACCCTTTCCGGGAACGGCGTGCCAAGCTTTTCGCCTGCCCAGAGCACTCCGGCTCCGTCAGGAACGACCAGGTCGCACGTATTCAGGATTTCCTTAAGCTCGGGATCCTTCTGCGCAATCATGATCATTTCCGCATTCGCCGTAGCAATCATGCGGGGCTTTCCTTCAAGAACCGCTTCCTTTGCCCACTCGAGAGCGTCCTCCATGGTGACCGCATGCACGCGGACATCCATGACAATCTGCTGCTTTTTACTGATATCTGTCATTTGGCACTGTAGTTAGGCGCTTCCTTGGTGATCATCACATCATGCGGATGGCTTTCATCAAGGCTTGCGCTTGTAATCTGAATAAACTGTGCCTCTTCCCTCATAGCTGCGATGTCTTTGGCGCCGCAGTAGCTCATGGCTGCCTTGAGGCCGCCGGAGAGCTGGAAGAGCACGTCTGAAACATGACCCTTGTAAGGAACTCTTCCCTCGAAGCCTTCGGGAGCTGTCTTTTCAAGGACGCCTCCGAAGAAACGGCCGCTGCCTGCTGCCCTGAAGGCACCGGCAGAATCCATGCCGCGGTAGAGTTTATAATTCCTTCCCTGGAAAATCACCATCTCGCCTGGGCATTCGTCTGTCCCTGCCAGAAGGTTTCCAAGCATGACGCAGGATGCGCCGGCGCCGATTGCCTTGGCAATATCGCCGGAATAACGCATGCCGCCGTCGGCAATGACGGGGATGCCTGCTTCTTCGCAGGCTCTTGCACAGTCATAAATGGCTGTCACCTGCGGAACGCCTACGCCTGCAATGACGCTTGTCGTTCCCACCGATCCAGGGCCGATTCCGACCTTCACAGCCGAAGCGCCGGCTTCAATGAGAGCCTTTGCCGCATCATAGGTCGCAGCGTTTCCTGCAACGATTTCTGCATCAGGAGCGGATTTCCTGAGATTTCTTACGATTTCAAGCGTTCTCTTTGCGCCTCCGTGGAGAGCTTCCACGAAGAGCACGTCAGCGCCTGCTTTAAGGAGCGCTCTTCCGCGTTCTTCTGCATCATCGGAAGATCCGGTCGATGCGCCGACGAGAAGACGCCCTTCCTTATCTTTCACTGCATTCGGGTATTTCTTTGTCTTTTCGATATCACCGATCGTGATCAAACCCTTCAGGCAGCCCTCGCTGTCAACGAGAGGCAGCTTTTCAATGCGGTGCGCCTGCAGGATCTTCTTCGCATCACGAAGCGATGTATGTTCCGGAGCCGTTACAAGGCCTTCCGAAGTCATGACTTCGCTGATCGGTTTGGAAAGATCTGTCTCGAAACGCATATCACGGATCGTGATGATGCCTACGAGCTTTCCATCTTCCGTAATCGGAACGCCGGAAATATGGTACTTGTTCATGAGATCATCTGCATCAGACAGCATATCATCGGGGGAGAGGCAGACCGGATCCACGACGACGCCGTGTTCGGACCGCTTCACCAGCTGGACTTCGCGGCACTCCTCGCCGATGCTCATGTTGCTGTGAATGACGCCTAAGCCGCCTTCACGAGCCATGGCAACGGCCATTGCCGTCTCAGTCACTGTATCCATGCCTGCGCTGATGACCGGAATATTGAGAGAAATATTCTTTGTCAGACGGGTCGTCACATCGACCTGTCCGGGGAGCACTTCGGAATATGCAGGGACCAGCAGTACATCACTGAAGGTCAGTCCCTTCCTGCCAAACTTATCTGCTCTCATCACAGCCTCCATTCCGGAAACAAAGTTTCCAATGTTGCCATTCCTAATTATCTGTCAATTTAATTATTATAGCATAATGCAAGTATACTTGTCATGGAACTTGCCCGCCCGCTGTCAAATCCGGCAGGATCTGATTTCCTGCGTGCTTTTGGTGTTATAAAAAATAAATTCTCCATGACCGAAACCTTGACCGGAATTTGACTTCCTTTTACAAACTCCGGCGCCGGCCTCCTTCTCTCAATATATGCTGTTTTCCCTTCACATGCAACACGAATTCAAATGCAGCATGCGATTCTAATGAAACAATAAAAAGCGCTCCGAAGAGCGCCTTATAAAAAGTTAAATAAAATATCATGCTTCCTTATTCCTTTTCTGCTTCTTCCATTTTCTTGAAGAAAGCGCCTCCGAAGCGGTGGCGGAGTTCGTCCGTAAAGTCCATGCCTTTGTCGACGGCTTTGGCGGCTTCTCTTCTTGCTTCTTCAAGAAGGGGCAGGTCGCGGATGATGTCGGCGGCTTTGAGATCCGGCATGCCGTGCTGATGGTAGCCGAAGAATTCGCCGGAGCCTCTTAAGAGGAGATCCTTTTCTGAAAGGAGGAAACCGTCAGAGATTTCGCACATGAGACGCATGCGGAGCTGCGTGACTTCGTTCCTGTTATCGGTATAAAGGATGCAGTAAGACTGGCTGCTGCCGCGGCCGACGCGGCCTCTCAGCTGATGGAGCTGGGAAAGCCCGAAGCGGTCTGCGCCATAAACGAACATGATCGTCGCATTGGGCACGTTGATGCCGACTTCGATGACGGATGTCGCCGCCAGAAGTTTGATTTTCCCGTCCTTGAAGTCATTCATGACCTGGTCTTTTTCTGCGCCCTTCATGCGCCCGTGGACGAGGCCCACTTTGAAATCAGGGAATACTTTATCCCGGAGTTCCTCATAGACGGCAACGGCAGAAGCCAGATCCTGCTTCTCGCTCTTTTCAACGAGCGGGCAGACGACGTAAATCTGGTGGCCTGCCTGCATTTCCTTCCTCATGAAGTTGAAGACACGCTTCAGGTACGAGCCGTCAATCGCATACGTCTTGACCGGATGACGTCCGGGTGGCATGCCGCGGATGGCTGACACGTCGAGGTCCCCATAGACGGAAAGCGCCATGGTGCGCGGAATCGGCGTCGCTGTCATGACAAGGATATGCGGGGACTCGCCCTTGCTTTCAAGCGCCTTTCTCTGCTTGACGCCGAAGCGGTGCTGCTCATCGGTGATGACAAGGCCCAAATGCGCAAAGATGACGTCCTTTTCAATCAGGGCATGCGTGCCGATCAGGACATCTATCTCCCCTTTCGCCAGTTTCTCAAGGATTTCATTTCTTTCGGCTGTCTTTGTCTGTCCAGAAAGGTAAGCGACGCGGATAGGAAGGCCTTTGTAAAACTGCTGGAATGTTTCATAATGCTGCCCGGCAAGGACTTCCGTCGGTGCCATGAGCGCTCCCTGATAGCCGTTTTCGACGATTTTGGCAAGGGCAAGCGCCGCAACGGCCGTCTTGCCGCTTCCGACATCGCCCTGCACGAGGCGCTGCATGGGGACGAGTCCTTCCATGTCATCCTCGATATCACGGAAGGCAAGCTTCTGCCCGTCGGTCAATTCAAAGGGGAAATTCTTAAGGACAGCGCGGACGAGCTTTCCCGAAGGCGCGCACTTGACCGAGGATGCCCCTTTTTCCCTCTTCCTTTTGAGGAGCAGGAGCCCTGCCTGCATGAAGAAGAGTTCTTCGAATGCCATCCTCTTCCTCGCTGCCTGCCTCATCGTTTCATTTTCAGGATTGTGCATGACGCGGATGGCTTCGGCGCGTTCCATGAGATGTTCTTTCCTCACCGTTTCGAGCGGAAGATTTTCATCGAGGTCTTCCACTCGGTCGAGCGCTTCCTGGATCATCTGCCTCATGCGGTTGATCTTGATTCCTTCTGTCAGAGGATAAATCGGGACAAGCTTCTGGAAGGACGGCAGCTCTTCAGGTGTCACGGCTTCCGTTTCTGCATTGCCCATCTGTATTTTCCCGTAGCCGTATTCCGCCCTGCCGTAGGCAAGGACGTTCAGTCCCCGGGAGAATTCATCCTTTTTCCACGGCTGGTTGAAGTAAGTGAGCGTCACGGCGCCCGTTCCGTCCGTCATGGTGACGTTCAAAATGGAAAGGCCCCTTCTTGGATAGATTTCCTTCACATCAAGGATTCTTCCGTAAATGACGGACTCTTCCCCGCTCACGAGGTCTTCCATCTTCGTGATCTGCGTCCAGTCCTGATATCTTCTCGGGTAAAAGGAAATAAGGTCTTCCACAGTGCGGATGCCAAGGTGTTCCAACCTTTCCGCCATTTTCGGGCCTACCCCTTTGACATATTTAACGGAATCTGATAATTTCATAGTATCTCCTTCTTGCCGGCGGAGGAACGCGCCGGCGGAAAGCGAATTAAGTCCGGAAACCAGAGCCGGTTTTCCGCTGACGGCGGATGGTACGGCATAGAGAGATCCAGAGCTTTATTTTTTTATTATAATTCTCTCTATATACTAATGTAAAATACTTGATTAAAAAAATGAATTGTGATATATTATGAATGTTGCAATCACGGAAGTGCAAGGAGGTGTGGCACATGGCTAATTATTGTGAAGTTTGCGGAAAGAAAACCGCTACAGGATTCAACGTATCCCATTCCCATTTGAAAACAAAAAGAACCTGGAAACCAAATATCCAGAGAGTGCGCGTACTGGTGGACGGACAGGTCAAGAGAATGAATGTCTGCACTCGTTGCCTTCGTTCTCATAAGGTAAACAGGGACATCTGATTTCTGCATGATCGGCCGGCAGCGGAGCCGGCCTTTTTTGCGCCTTGACGAGCGAAGAACAATAAGAATGGCATGAAAAAAGACTGACGGGCAAATCGCCTGCCGGTCTTTTTTTCATGCTTTTATTTTCCCTGCTAGGGATAAATGAACCCGAGCACAGGAGGCGCTTTCGTGACAGTCACAGGATGGACGACGGGCAGAAGCTGTCCGTGGGAAGTCATCGTGCCAAGCGTTCCTTTGACGCGCACCCAGCTTCCCATCGAAAGTTTTCCATGATCGCTATAGGCAGCGATGCCGAATCTTGATGTGTCGGCAATGCAGCAGGTCATGGCGACGCGCCCCACTGTCACGACGCCTTCAAGAAGCGAGCGGTCGTCGCGGCTGACTTCGCCGGTCAGTATAATTGTCCAGCCTTCATACTTCTTTGGGTCTTTGGAAATTTCAAGGATCGTCTTGTAGAAATTATCCGAAGACAGCTTGATCGTCTTGTTCCATTCATCGACGCTCCCCTCTTCCTCAACGGGCGCCTGCACGGCTCCCGGTTCAGGAGACTTCGCCTTGACGGCAGGAGGCGGAAGGAAGGGCGACGCAGCAAGGAGAAGAATGAGCGTCAGCGGCGCAAAGAGTGCGTGGTAATTTCTTTTATATGACCTTCTTCTCCATTCCTTAATCGCCAGGAAAAGCCAGGCAGCAAGAGCAAAAAGAGAGGCAAAAAGCGCATAGCGTACGTAAGGCACCACATAATTCTTATATCCCCCTGCCACGAAAAGTCCTAATAACGCAATCAGGAGAAGGGAAATGAAGACGCCTGCCATTCCCCTTTTATTGGAAAACAGTCCCATCATACCCCTCCTTTCAGGAATACGAAGAGCATCGAGCAGGCAAATGTCGTAAGGATCGTTACCAGCGCCCAGCGGATGACGAAGGATTTCCTGCACATGGAAGACATGAGAAGGACATTCCTGAGATCCATGACAGGGCCTAAGAGAAGGAATCCCATGACGGATGACGGTGCCATGGAGAGTGAAAGGCTCTTTCCGATCATGGCATCCGATGTCGCGCAAAGCGAGAGACAGAACGCGATCAGCATCATGCAGAGGACGGATGAAACACCGGATGTAAGGCCCGCGCTTTCGAGGATCGGACGTATGGATACCTGGAAAATGGCGGCGAGCCAGGCGCCCATGATGACATAGCGGAAGGTGTACCAGAATTCATACCGGCTGTGGAGAAGGAAGAGCGATGCCTTCGAATCTTTCTCTGAAGGAATCAGCTCTTCCGCCCCCTGCGGTCCTGAGAAAGGCTTCAGCGGATTCTTCTTGTAGAAAGCAAAGGAAGCACCGACGAGGACAGCGTTCAGCCATCCAAGAAGAAGCCTTCCTCCCACCATTGAAAGGTCGCCGCCGAACGCATACCATGTGCTGACGAGGACGACCGGATTCGTCAGCGGGCCTGCCATGAGGAATATCATGGTAATCGGAACTGGCACGCCCCTTTTGCAGAAGCCCCTGAAAAGCGGCGTCAGTGCGCAGTCGCAGAAGGGAAAGAAGAATCCTCCGATGAGCGCAAGCGGCACAGAAAGAACCGGGTGTTTCCTGAGGTATATTTCCCACGGCGGACGCGAGCTGTACATCTGCATACCCGTCGAAAGGAGGACGCCGATCAGGACAAAGGGCAGTGTCTGCAGCGTAATGCCGACCGCCAGAAGAGAAATGCGGAGAAGATTTTCCTCCCTCGCAAGAAGCGCTGCTGCCAGAAAGAGAAATGACCACAGCAGAATAAAAATATCCAGCCTTCTCTGCCAGAGCCCTTTGAAATGGTCTGTAAACCTTCCGGACCTGACATACAAATTTCCGGAAGACTTCGGTGTCACGATGCGGAAAGAGGCGGAAGGATTCCATGCGGAAAGCTTTTTCCCTGCTTCCTTCACGCCCTTCCCTTTTTCATTATCGGTAAAGAAAAGGATTTCATCGGCAGATTCCAGCTGCGTTAAGATGGCTGTCCCCGTCTTTCCCAGAAAGAAATTCACAAAATTTTCATCGGCTGAAAAGAAAACGCGTTTCGGCTCCATCAGGCGGGAAAGATGCGTCTCATAGACAAGGTGCTCCCAGTCGGAAAAGGGACGCATGCCGTTCCATTCCCACCAGATTTCCCCAATCCAGTGGTCACGGATGATGCGGCCTGCTTTTTCAACGAGCTCTTCATCCGAAAGGGAACTGGCATCAAGAACGATCTTGTCCTCTGTCGAAACGTCCGTCCTCCCCTTTTCCGAAAGGATGACCAGGCATTTCCTGTACCGCCTCTGGGCAAGGATATCGTTCAGCCGATGGCTCTTTCCGCTCCCCAGAAATCCCGTCATCACATAGACGGGAATCCTATCCATGAGTAGCTCCTGAAAGTTCTCCGGCCGCCTCCTCTGTCTTTTCGCTTCCGATGAGGACGAGGCCGGTCGGTTCCTTATCCGTACCTTCGATCAGGAGACTTCCCGGCGTCCCCTGTACAAGAACCGGCTTTCCGTCAATGCGTATGATACCCTTGGCGCGGATGAGTGAATAGCGGACCATCAGGCCCCTCAGTTTCCTCTTGAAAGATTCCACGGACTCATCCGGGAAATCGACTGTCACGATGGACTGCTGCAGCACTTCCTCTTCATGGTCATGGTCGTGCTCATGCTCGTGCTCATGGTCATGGTCGTGTTCATGGTCTGCTGTAACGGATCCAAGGTACTGGAAGGTCTGGTCTTCCTCAGCCGATCCTTCCCCGATGAATCCCTTGACCCAGGCCGAGACTTCTCTTTCGTCCCAGTCCTTCATGAAGAATTCTGCTTTCTTTGCATGTTCGGCAAGAAGTTTCTGCAGGAAGGATTCCTGTCCTTCCGGGCAGCTCCTGACAAAAACAGCATCGGCTTCCTGAAGCTGGTCTTTGTAGAACATCCCGAAATTATGGATGTACATAGGTGCCGCTTCGCCGTCGACAAGCGTCACGACGCCTTTGACTTCGCAGAGACCCGCTTCTTCCGGTTCCTTTAAAGCGGACAGGACATCGGATGCCATAGCGACACCGGACGGTTCGATCAGAAGCAGTTCAGGCGATGCGGCGGCGGCGACAGCCCTTACTGCATCCCCAAAATTTCCGCGAAGACTGCAGCAGATGCATCCTGCCGTCAGTTCATACAGGGAAAGCGGCTCGCCTTCCATCAAAGCACCGTCCACATTGACTTCGCCGAAATCATTCTCGATCAGTGCCAGTTTCCCCCGCACCGGATTGTGATCAATCAGCATTTTGATCCATGTCGTCTTGCCGGCTCCGAGGAACCCGCTGACGACTAAGACTTTCATTTTTCCAGTACTCATGATAACCCCCTTTATCATTTTCCTTGATGATAGCACATGATGGAAATGATTTCCATTTTCTAAATAAACGATACTATCTGCCGATTTTCCCGTATTGTCCTCTTCTAAATTCTTGTCAATTCTTCGTATTTTCCGCGTAAAAAAAGAGCTGTGACAAAATTATTACACAGTTTGTCACAGCCCCTTCGTATTTATTTCCTGATCGTTACCGCTTTTTCATAGGACTTTCTGGGACGCATGCGCGGTGATTCGTCCGCATACCCGATGGCAAGCGCGGCATAAAGCTCGCCGTCTCCGCCCTGCCAGTCCCTGAGGCGCTTTAAGGCAAAGCATATATCGCAGATCCAGAGGCTTCCAAGTCCTAAGGCTGTTGCCATGAGAACCATGTGCTCCACGGCCGAACCGATGGAAAGTGCATTGCAGATTTCCGACTCTCTTTCATCAATGGAAAGTTTCTCTTCCAGCACCTTTCCCAGCTTGTTTCGGATGAGAATGATGACAGGTGCTTCCTTCATGATGGAAAGCGTCTCCCATGCGCCCCTGATATATGGCGCGCTTTCCGGAAGAAGTGGATCCTTTTCTTCTTCCTTAAGCCCTTTTTCCATTTCAGAAAGCATCTCTTCCTTCGAAGAGCCTGATACCACGGTAAACTGCCATGGCTGCCTGTTCTTCGACGACGGCGAAAGAAGGCCTGCCCTGATGATCTTTTCCACGAGTTCTTCCGGGACGGGATCGCTCTTGTACTTCCTGATGCTTCTTCTTTCTTCCATGATTTTCAATAATTCTTCCGCTTCCATACTTCCTCCATCAAAAAGGGATGTGACAACGCCAGCGCATTGCCACATCCTCTTTTATTTATCTTACCCAGGGGTGGTTGGTTCTCCTCCCATGGTGCCTTCTTCTGGCCCAGGGGAAAATCCGCCTCCTCATGACAAATCCTTCCTCTTCCTTATGAAGAGCGGAGAGATC is a genomic window of Veillonellaceae bacterium containing:
- a CDS encoding nitroreductase family protein yields the protein MEAEELLKIMEERRSIRKYKSDPVPEELVEKIIRAGLLSPSSKNRQPWQFTVVSGSSKEEMLSEMEKGLKEEEKDPLLPESAPYIRGAWETLSIMKEAPVIILIRNKLGKVLEEKLSIDERESEICNALSIGSAVEHMVLMATALGLGSLWICDICFALKRLRDWQGGDGELYAALAIGYADESPRMRPRKSYEKAVTIRK
- a CDS encoding phosphatidylserine decarboxylase, giving the protein MLKKPLILPEGFPFILATLALACFFFWMKWYYLAVIPLVISVYFTYFFRCPPRNGKIPPGDDVLVSPADGTVVDVSDDVYEYTYLGEKCHKITIFLSIFDVHCNRSPMAGEIKYQSYVQGRFIPAYKDGVGFENERGAIGIEGRDRSILVILIAGILARRVVTWKNLGDTLKKGELYGMIKFGSCTELYIPGECEICVKKGDKVKGGLTVVGRLK
- a CDS encoding WecB/TagA/CpsF family glycosyltransferase, whose protein sequence is MTDISKKQQIVMDVRVHAVTMEDALEWAKEAVLEGKPRMIATANAEMIMIAQKDPELKEILNTCDLVVPDGAGVLWAGEKLGTPFPERVAGADLAEELLKVASEKEWPVYFLGGAPGIAQRAAARFMELHVPFKLAGCHDGYFDSEEEKKIIKDIKKSGAKLLLAGLGVPKQEKWIRDHMDELGVPVSMGIGGVFDVMSGTLPRAPMWMRNHRLEWAYRLYLQPSRIGRMTALPKFMRAVKKWKKEQGRK
- the recG gene encoding ATP-dependent DNA helicase RecG encodes the protein MKLSDSVKYVKGVGPKMAERLEHLGIRTVEDLISFYPRRYQDWTQITKMEDLVSGEESVIYGRILDVKEIYPRRGLSILNVTMTDGTGAVTLTYFNQPWKKDEFSRGLNVLAYGRAEYGYGKIQMGNAETEAVTPEELPSFQKLVPIYPLTEGIKINRMRQMIQEALDRVEDLDENLPLETVRKEHLMERAEAIRVMHNPENETMRQAARKRMAFEELFFMQAGLLLLKRKREKGASSVKCAPSGKLVRAVLKNFPFELTDGQKLAFRDIEDDMEGLVPMQRLVQGDVGSGKTAVAALALAKIVENGYQGALMAPTEVLAGQHYETFQQFYKGLPIRVAYLSGQTKTAERNEILEKLAKGEIDVLIGTHALIEKDVIFAHLGLVITDEQHRFGVKQRKALESKGESPHILVMTATPIPRTMALSVYGDLDVSAIRGMPPGRHPVKTYAIDGSYLKRVFNFMRKEMQAGHQIYVVCPLVEKSEKQDLASAVAVYEELRDKVFPDFKVGLVHGRMKGAEKDQVMNDFKDGKIKLLAATSVIEVGINVPNATIMFVYGADRFGLSQLHQLRGRVGRGSSQSYCILYTDNRNEVTQLRMRLMCEISDGFLLSEKDLLLRGSGEFFGYHQHGMPDLKAADIIRDLPLLEEARREAAKAVDKGMDFTDELRHRFGGAFFKKMEEAEKE
- the rpmB gene encoding 50S ribosomal protein L28 — encoded protein: MANYCEVCGKKTATGFNVSHSHLKTKRTWKPNIQRVRVLVDGQVKRMNVCTRCLRSHKVNRDI
- the guaB gene encoding IMP dehydrogenase, which translates into the protein MRADKFGRKGLTFSDVLLVPAYSEVLPGQVDVTTRLTKNISLNIPVISAGMDTVTETAMAVAMAREGGLGVIHSNMSIGEECREVQLVKRSEHGVVVDPVCLSPDDMLSDADDLMNKYHISGVPITEDGKLVGIITIRDMRFETDLSKPISEVMTSEGLVTAPEHTSLRDAKKILQAHRIEKLPLVDSEGCLKGLITIGDIEKTKKYPNAVKDKEGRLLVGASTGSSDDAEERGRALLKAGADVLFVEALHGGAKRTLEIVRNLRKSAPDAEIVAGNAATYDAAKALIEAGASAVKVGIGPGSVGTTSVIAGVGVPQVTAIYDCARACEEAGIPVIADGGMRYSGDIAKAIGAGASCVMLGNLLAGTDECPGEMVIFQGRNYKLYRGMDSAGAFRAAGSGRFFGGVLEKTAPEGFEGRVPYKGHVSDVLFQLSGGLKAAMSYCGAKDIAAMREEAQFIQITSASLDESHPHDVMITKEAPNYSAK
- a CDS encoding permease, producing the protein MDRIPVYVMTGFLGSGKSHRLNDILAQRRYRKCLVILSEKGRTDVSTEDKIVLDASSLSDEELVEKAGRIIRDHWIGEIWWEWNGMRPFSDWEHLVYETHLSRLMEPKRVFFSADENFVNFFLGKTGTAILTQLESADEILFFTDNEKGKGVKEAGKKLSAWNPSASFRIVTPKSSGNLYVRSGRFTDHFKGLWQRRLDIFILLWSFLFLAAALLAREENLLRISLLAVGITLQTLPFVLIGVLLSTGMQMYSSRPPWEIYLRKHPVLSVPLALIGGFFFPFCDCALTPLFRGFCKRGVPVPITMIFLMAGPLTNPVVLVSTWYAFGGDLSMVGGRLLLGWLNAVLVGASFAFYKKNPLKPFSGPQGAEELIPSEKDSKASLFLLHSRYEFWYTFRYVIMGAWLAAIFQVSIRPILESAGLTSGVSSVLCMMLIAFCLSLCATSDAMIGKSLSLSMAPSSVMGFLLLGPVMDLRNVLLMSSMCRKSFVIRWALVTILTTFACSMLFVFLKGGV
- the pssA gene encoding CDP-diacylglycerol--serine O-phosphatidyltransferase, with product MNKSWIANAVTATNALFGGLSIMMSVSGHYQLAAVFILIAMVADALDGRVARALHTAGPMGVELDSLSDDISFGIAAGTLMYAYQLKDLGALGFIPCALLGTFCAFRLARFNVKVSAVHGYFEGLPCPTTGVIVAAYVLSGIKIWNRLAMLCVLALAFLMVSEIHYPDNKGASADQLHLPALLGCLAFFLICTIIYWPAWAAALCAAYIIFGIINTYLNRRKAKRKQRRLRMKRRAQAQNGDTEGNVQ
- a CDS encoding TIGR03943 family protein, whose amino-acid sequence is MMGLFSNKRGMAGVFISLLLIALLGLFVAGGYKNYVVPYVRYALFASLFALAAWLFLAIKEWRRRSYKRNYHALFAPLTLILLLAASPFLPPPAVKAKSPEPGAVQAPVEEEGSVDEWNKTIKLSSDNFYKTILEISKDPKKYEGWTIILTGEVSRDDRSLLEGVVTVGRVAMTCCIADTSRFGIAAYSDHGKLSMGSWVRVKGTLGTMTSHGQLLPVVHPVTVTKAPPVLGFIYP